Proteins encoded within one genomic window of Glycine soja cultivar W05 chromosome 1, ASM419377v2, whole genome shotgun sequence:
- the LOC114425253 gene encoding aluminum-activated malate transporter 9-like, whose amino-acid sequence MESIEISIPTKPELHESGTKSGANKAWLRDQIQSVWDFCKEDTGREIFALKAGLAVLLVSLLILFEALCQVFGPNIVWAILTAVLVFEDTVGATFNRGFNRALGTLVAGILAIVVAETALSCGHVAEPIIIGLSIFMIAVITSYMKTWPPLVQYEYGFRVALLTYCLIIVSDYRMGNPIRTMFDRLYSIAIGGIISMLVNVSIFPLWAGDQLHKELVKNFHSVADSLEECVKKYLEDVPEKSKVTMASIDAFPDEPAYKRCQSSLNSGSKLETLAKSAKWEPPHGRFMHISYPWAQYVNVGAVLRYCAYEVMALHSIVHAEIQVPYKLRVVFQTEIQEASNQAAEIVRILGRDISRMEWSLKNSHINRLHSSIKRLQRSMYFQYSYLLTSTFEPPILDNSSKSFANNISHIFYHLPYQREMAEQVECYHEITRKQLKRLYSWPPREVDAFEEDSEKNIKLLAGERKAKALESTAILSLTNFAFSLVEFVARVDHLIEAVDKLSKMAKFKPNDGL is encoded by the exons ATGGAGAGCATTGAAATTAGCATTCCTACTAAACCTGAGCTGCATGAGAGTGGCACGAAATCTGGAGCCAACAAAGCTTGGCTTCGAGATCAGATTCAGAGTGTATGGGATTTTTGCAAGGAAGACACTGGTAGAGAAATATTTGCACTCAAAGCTGGGCTGGCTGTTCTTCTTGTGTCTTTGCTTATATTATTTGAAGCCCTATGCCAAGTCTTTGGGCCAAATATTGTATGGGCCATTCTCACTGCTGTCCTTGTATTCGAAGACACTGTTG GAGCAACGTTTAATCGAGGATTTAATCGAGCACTGGGAACCTTGGTGGCGGGAATCTTGGCCATTGTTGTTGCTGAGACAGCACTATCCTGTGGCCATGTCGCTGAGCCTATTATCATTGGCCTTAGTATTTTCATGATCg CCGTCATAACTTCGTACATGAAAACTTGGCCACCGCTTGTGCAGTATGAGTACGGGTTTAGGGTGGCACTGCTAACCTATTGCTTGATCATAGTTTCTGACTATCGAATGGGAAATCCAATTAGAACTATGTTCGATCGGTTGTATTCCATCGCCATTGGAGGAATAATATCAATGTTGGTCAATGTCTCTATTTTTCCTCTATGGGCTGGGGACCAGTTACATAAAGAATTGGTCAAAAACTTTCATTCAGTGGCAGATTCACTTGAGG AATGTGTCAAGAAATATTTAGAAGATGTACCAGAGAAGTCTAAAGTCACCATGGCTAGCATAGATGCATTTCCAGACGAACCGGCTTATAAGAGATGTCAAAGCAGCTTGAATTCAGGGTCAAAGCTTGAGACTCTG GCAAAATCAGCAAAATGGGAACCACCACATGGTAGATTCATGCACATTTCATATCCATGGGCACAATATGTTAATGTTGGGGCAGTCTTGCGATACTGTGCTTATGAAGTTATGGCACTCCATAGCATTGTACACGCTGAAATTCAG GTACCCTACAAATTGCGGGTTGTGTTCCAAACTGAAATCCAAGAGGCATCAAACCAAGCTGCAGAGATAGTAAGGATTTTGGGAAGAGACATTAGCCGCATGGAGTGGAGTCTGAAAAATTCCCATATTAACAGGCTTCATAGCTCTATTAAGAGGCTGCAACGTTCTATGTACTTCCAATATTCTTATCTACTGACATCCACTTTTGAACCCCCTATCCTTGATAACTCTTCAAAGTCCTTTGCAAACAATATTTCACATATCTTCTACCATTTACCGTATCAAAGGGAGATGGCAGAACAAGTAGAATGTTATCATGAGATAACGAGGAAGCAGTTGAAAAGACTATATTCTTGGCCACCTAGAGAAGTGGATGCTTTTGAAGAAGATAGTGAGAAAAACATTAAGTTGTTAGCTGGGGAGAGAAAGGCGAAAGCCTTAGAGAGTACTGCAATTTTGTCATTGACTAACTTCGCTTTCTCGCTCGTGGAGTTTGTGGCAAGAGTTGACCATTTGATAGAGGCAGTTGATAAGCTTTCCAAGATGGCCAAGTTCAAGCCTAACGATGGGTTATAG
- the LOC114425197 gene encoding uncharacterized protein LOC114425197: MDVRFQNLSFTANCSANAFKILGNSMQVEVRGADCSTNNILQLDSHGSSISKGMKRKWDLIDGCMGLSIGSSLSLGLSTSSSDSKESSATACTALSSAKEIDEESSMPMDIELDFTLHLGCEKVKSPKKLASSNLKIFELQPKVDLELSLSTRPSESDITSVCLSPSQAPSFRLNMETPLVFSRTPNADEGSTSCRWKPGLVSLNASASVMLNQAEKKFDHNPIVLDLSSTRPESSVTSTSRLTQQKQPLYCNSNSKTCQVEGCGKGARGASGRCISHGGGRRCQKPGCNKGAEGRTVYCKSHGEGRGCEYLSCTNSVEGHTNFCIAHGGDQRCSHEGCFRAARGKSGSCIRHGGGKRCERENCTKNSEGLPGLCISRGGGCRCQASGCTEGAQGSTMFCKAHGGGKRCTAPGCTKGAEGTTPLCKGHGGGKCCADHGGGICTKSVHGGTNFCVAHGGGMRCSVPDCMKSARQQSDYCICHGGGKRCKFEGCGKSAPGGTDFCNAHGGRKRCSWGHPGSEYINQQGGSCSSFARGKTGLCALHSGLVLDKRVHGGVTLGPVIQDSHVSKLDEPKQIVINQDIDVDMMKMGSPRAAGVITCSDVKLNEVASTRLPSGEDGHTPMSVAVPEGRVHGGSLMAPLMGSSGLGTSSGRDLLSDQSETIKAGILPQ, encoded by the coding sequence ATGGATGTGAGGTTCCAGAACTTGAGTTTCACAGCTAACTGTTCTGCAAATGCATTCAAGATTTTGGGTAACTCAATGCAAGTTGAAGTAAGGGGAGCTGATTGTAGTACAAATAATATCTTACAACTTGATTCCCATGGTTCTTCAATTTCAAAGGGAATGAAAAGAAAGTGGGATTTAATTGATGGATGTATGGGTCTGAGCATTGGCTCTTCTTTGTCTCTTGGACTTTCAACAAGTTCCTCGGACAGCAAGGAGAGTTCAGCTACTGCTTGCACTGCTTTGTCTTCAGCCAAAGAGATTGATGAGGAATCGTCCATGCCTATGGATATTGAACTGGACTTTACACTTCATCTTGGCTGCGAGAAGGTAAAGAGCCCAAAAAAACTTGCTAGTTCAAATTTGAAGATATTTGAGTTGCAGCCTAAGGTTGATTTGGAGTTGAGCCTTTCCACACGGCCCTCTGAATCAGATATTACTAGTGTTTGTCTAAGTCCTTCTCAGGCCCCATCTTTCCGATTGAACATGGAGACACCATTAGTATTCAGCAGGACACCAAATGCTGATGAGGGATCAACTTCATGTAGATGGAAACCAGGGCTTGTTTCACTTAATGCAAGTGCTAGTGTAATGTTAAACCAGGCTGAAAAGAAGTTTGATCATAATCCCATTGTTCTAGATCTCTCATCAACGAGACCAGAAAGTTCAGTCACTAGTACTTCCAGACTAACACAACAGAAACAACCACTATATTGCAATAGCAATTCTAAGACATGTCAAGTTGAGGGATGTGGAAAGGGAGCCAGAGGTGCTTCTGGACGTTGTATATCTCATGGTGGTGGTAGGAGGTGTCAGAAACCTGGCTGCAATAAAGGAGCTGAAGGCCGTACTGTATACTGCAAGTCTCATGGAGAAGGCAGGGGATGCGAATATCTTAGTTGCACTAACAGTGTAGAAGGACATACAAATTTCTGTATTGCTCATGGTGGTGACCAGAGATGTAGTCATGAGGGTTGTTTCCGAGCTGCCAGAGGGAAATCTGGATCGTGTATTCGGCATGGTGGTGGCAAGAGATGTGAAAGAGAAAATTGTACTAAGAACTCAGAAGGCTTACCAGGTCTGTGTATCTCACGTGGTGGAGGGTGTAGATGTCAAGCTTCTGGTTGTACAGAAGGGGCACAGGGAAGCACTATGTTCTGCAAAGCACATGGTGGGGGAAAACGCTGTACAGCACCAGGGTGCACCAAAGGTGCTGAGGGGACCACACCACTTTGCAAAGGCCATGGTGGAGGAAAATGCTGTGCAGACCACGGTGGTGGAATTTGTACTAAAAGTGTGCATGGAGGTACCAACTTCTGTGTGGCACATGGGGGTGGAATGAGGTGTTCTGTACCTGACTGCATGAAGAGTGCCAGGCAACAAAGCGATTATTGTATATGTCATGGAGGAGGCAAGAGATGCAAGTTTGAAGGGTGTGGAAAGAGTGCACCAGGTGGCACTGACTTTTGCAATGCACATGGGGGAAGGAAGAGATGCTCTTGGGGCCATCCTGGGTCAGAATATATCAATCAACAGGGTGGCTCTTGTAGTTCATTTGCAAGGGGGAAGACAGGTCTGTGTGCACTTCATAGTGGGCTAGTACTGGATAAGAGAGTTCATGGAGGTGTAACCTTGGGACCAGTTATTCAGGATAGTCATGTTAGTAAACTGGATGAACCGAAGCAGATAGTCATTAACCAAGATATTGACGTAGATATGATGAAAATGGGTAGCCCACGGGCAGCTGGTGTGATAACTTGTTCTGATGTTAAACTAAATGAAGTTGCAAGTACTCGTCTCCCATCTGGGGAAGATGGTCACACACCAATGTCAGTAGCAGTTCCTGAAGGCAGGGTGCATGGTGGAAGTCTGATGGCACCGCTGATGGGGAGTTCTGGCCTTGGTACAAGCAGTGGGAGAGATCTATTGAGTGATCAATCTGAGACAATTAAAGCTGGCATCCTGCCCCAGTAA